CTTGTCGGATATACACTAGGTGCATCTATCGCTCTTCAATACGCCCTTGATTTTCCAGACGAAGTTGCGGGTATAGTTATTATGACAGTTGCAATGGAGCCTAAAGTACGAGCTCCAGGAACTTATGAAATGCGATTAAGGGCAGTAGAAGATTCTACAGTATATGAGGATGAATGGATAAAATTTCAAAGAGTCGCTATGGAATGGGTAGAACCAGAATATCGAGAACGACTAATGAAAAAACATAGAGAAGTTGGCCCCATGTCCCAATATTATGATTTAAAAACAATAGATGAATTTGATGTACGTGACAGAATTCATACTCTTAAACCTAAATTATTACTTTTACGAGGATTAGCAGACCACGGTAATCCTCCCAAGTATGAAGAAAAAATACACCAAGCAGTACCTGGTTCTGAATATATTGAATTTGATAACGCTGGACATTTCCCTGTTACTGAAATCCCAGATACAGTTAACCAATTAATTGAAAAATTTCTTACTGATATATAGATTGCCAATTTAATCTATTGTAAACAATCAGGCCATTTTGTAGACTATCACAATACAATTTTTACCCATATTATGAGGTTTTTAATGTTTAAAATAAATCATCATACTTATTTTTTAATAATACTCACAACATTTTGTTTATTGTTATTTTCAGGCTGTGAAGTAGAGGTGGAAGAAATCAAAGACTCTGTAACCTCGAGGATTCCTACAAACGAAACTCCTGTAGCAACACAAGAAGATCTTACAAAAGATAGAACTACCAAACCAGAAAAAGAATTAACAACTCAAGACAATACTACTAGGCCGGTACCTACTCCCACACCTACTACAGAACCGACACCCACACCTACTCCAGAACCGACTGCTACTCCTACTGCAGAACCAACTCCTACTCCTACACCACTACCTCAGGCACCGATGCCACCTGGATCCCATTTACCCTTAATCGCAACAGAATCAGTCTTAGGGATTGATATAGATTGTGATGCTATGAGATTAAATGGGGAATTTACCATTACTAATGAATTAGGCTCTAATATTATTAACGGAACTGACGGAAACGATAAAATTGATGGAGGTACAGTTAATGTAACTATATATGGAGGAGATGGTAACGATATAATTTGTGGTGGATCTGGTATTAGTACATTGTATGGAGGAAATGGTAATGATGTACTAATTGGAGAAAAAGGAGCAGATACATTATACGGAGATGCTGGAGATGATACATTAATTGGTAGTGGTAATACGGTGAGTATAGAATTTCTATGGGGTGGCACAGGTAATGATTGGTTAAATGGAGGTACTGGTGTTGATTATTTGTATGGAGAATCAGGAAATGACACGCTCTGGGGAGGAGATCAAGATGACAAGCTCTACGGAGATGGTCAAAATGCCAATATTGAATATTGTCCAGATAACCTTCCTTGTAATGACTGGTTGATTGGCGGACTTGGTTCTGACAGTCTCAATGGTGGCCCAGGTGATGATTCAATTCAAGGAGACTTACTATTAAGTCAATTAAATGAATTGGCAGCTGAACCAGAATATGCAGATGGGGATATGTTTAGAGGAAATTATGGAAATGACTACATGATTGACTTTGGAGGTAAAAATACTTTTTATGGTGGATCAGGAGATGACATCATTATCGGGGGCAAAAA
The nucleotide sequence above comes from SAR202 cluster bacterium. Encoded proteins:
- a CDS encoding alpha/beta hydrolase; the encoded protein is MSQLVFIHGPGAGGCSAAYEYQLRHFPNSVAPDLPGHLEGERCLTVKSYTDWVRGWLWAQNMKENLVLVGYTLGASIALQYALDFPDEVAGIVIMTVAMEPKVRAPGTYEMRLRAVEDSTVYEDEWIKFQRVAMEWVEPEYRERLMKKHREVGPMSQYYDLKTIDEFDVRDRIHTLKPKLLLLRGLADHGNPPKYEEKIHQAVPGSEYIEFDNAGHFPVTEIPDTVNQLIEKFLTDI
- a CDS encoding calcium-binding protein: MFKINHHTYFLIILTTFCLLLFSGCEVEVEEIKDSVTSRIPTNETPVATQEDLTKDRTTKPEKELTTQDNTTRPVPTPTPTTEPTPTPTPEPTATPTAEPTPTPTPLPQAPMPPGSHLPLIATESVLGIDIDCDAMRLNGEFTITNELGSNIINGTDGNDKIDGGTVNVTIYGGDGNDIICGGSGISTLYGGNGNDVLIGEKGADTLYGDAGDDTLIGSGNTVSIEFLWGGTGNDWLNGGTGVDYLYGESGNDTLWGGDQDDKLYGDGQNANIEYCPDNLPCNDWLIGGLGSDSLNGGPGDDSIQGDLLLSQLNELAAEPEYADGDMFRGNYGNDYMIDFGGKNTFYGGSGDDIIIGGKNVDHIEGQEGTDRIWGMDGNDQPLSGDLTQDKYQTENDEVYGGNGNDILSKAKIKLGGPGEDGCRGVEPIEAFKVACDDADWTGDKPL